In Thermosphaera sp., a genomic segment contains:
- a CDS encoding acyl-CoA carboxylase subunit beta has product MNDVSHEELIKRVSEYKDKAVTGGGPEKIEAQRKKGKLWVRDRVVKLLDPDTFNELQWMITHRSKYFGLDKTIYYGDGVVAGFGRIDGRFVYVYAQDFTVLGGSIGEAHGYKIAKTIEQAIQNGFPVIGLYDSGGARIQEGVASLNGCGRIFHANVKASGVIPQIAVILGPCAGAASYSPALMDFVIMVKSAYMFITGPEVVKAATGVEVSFEELGGADKHGSISGVAHFIASDEESAFAIVRRLLSYLPNNNSEEPPYVPSEDPIERRNDELYEIVPTDPTKPFDVRDVIRSVVDDGDFLEVHELYAPSAVVGFARIGGYTVGIVANQPAVNAGVIDIDASNKIARFVRFCDSFNIPIVTFVDTPGFMPGVDQEHGGIIRHGAKILHAYSEATVPKITLIMRKAYGGAYIAMGSQSLGSDVNLAWPTAEIAVMGPEGAVRILYRKEIDSSSNPHEVVENKLREYREVFANPFRAAELGYIDDVIDIGVTRQALFKHLQILKFKREEHVMYLPRKHSNIPL; this is encoded by the coding sequence TTGAATGATGTCTCCCATGAAGAGCTGATTAAGAGAGTTAGCGAGTACAAGGATAAAGCGGTTACTGGTGGCGGCCCGGAGAAAATAGAGGCGCAAAGGAAGAAGGGTAAGCTGTGGGTGAGAGATAGGGTTGTGAAGCTCCTCGACCCTGACACCTTCAACGAGCTCCAATGGATGATCACGCATAGGTCGAAATACTTTGGACTGGATAAAACGATCTACTACGGTGACGGCGTAGTAGCGGGGTTTGGAAGAATAGATGGAAGGTTCGTATACGTGTATGCACAAGACTTCACGGTTCTAGGGGGAAGCATCGGGGAGGCCCACGGCTACAAGATCGCTAAAACTATAGAACAAGCGATTCAAAACGGCTTCCCCGTCATCGGACTATACGATTCAGGGGGTGCTAGGATTCAAGAGGGCGTAGCTTCACTGAACGGTTGTGGAAGGATATTTCACGCCAATGTAAAGGCAAGCGGCGTCATACCGCAGATCGCGGTCATTTTGGGCCCGTGTGCTGGAGCAGCATCGTATAGTCCGGCGCTAATGGACTTCGTGATAATGGTTAAATCAGCATACATGTTCATAACAGGTCCCGAGGTAGTTAAAGCTGCCACTGGAGTTGAAGTCTCATTCGAAGAATTGGGTGGCGCTGACAAACACGGGAGCATCAGCGGGGTCGCACACTTCATAGCGAGTGATGAGGAATCAGCTTTCGCCATTGTGAGGAGGCTACTCTCTTACCTGCCCAATAACAACTCGGAAGAACCCCCCTACGTCCCGTCAGAAGACCCCATCGAGAGAAGGAACGACGAACTATATGAGATCGTGCCAACAGATCCGACTAAGCCGTTCGACGTCCGCGACGTTATTAGAAGCGTTGTGGATGATGGAGACTTCCTCGAGGTTCACGAGCTTTACGCTCCCAGCGCTGTAGTAGGCTTCGCAAGAATAGGTGGTTATACCGTTGGAATAGTTGCAAATCAGCCAGCTGTTAACGCTGGTGTAATAGATATAGATGCTTCAAACAAAATAGCGAGATTCGTAAGGTTCTGCGACTCATTCAACATACCAATAGTAACATTCGTAGATACGCCCGGTTTCATGCCCGGAGTAGACCAGGAGCATGGGGGGATAATTCGACACGGCGCAAAGATCCTACATGCATACAGCGAGGCAACAGTTCCCAAGATAACCCTAATAATGAGAAAGGCTTACGGGGGAGCATACATAGCAATGGGAAGTCAGTCGCTTGGGAGCGATGTAAACCTTGCCTGGCCCACCGCGGAAATCGCGGTAATGGGTCCGGAGGGAGCGGTCAGAATATTGTACAGGAAGGAGATAGACTCCTCCTCCAACCCACATGAGGTTGTCGAAAACAAGCTGAGGGAGTACAGGGAGGTTTTCGCCAACCCATTTAGGGCTGCAGAATTAGGATATATTGATGACGTTATCGATATTGGAGTGACGAGGCAAGCTTTATTCAAGCATCTCCAGATATTGAAGTTTAAGAGAGAAGAACATGTAATGTACCTCCCGAGGAAACACTCTAACATACCGCTATGA
- a CDS encoding DNA-binding protein, with translation MRIMPFKLSEGDIIPDALIEKIKEEGLRNGFVTGIGGLASAEIGFYNPLSKEYEIIRLEGSDREILEVGSIQGNYMIKPNGEVSLHLHLVLGAKKSAYTGHLIRGIVKPLLEVFLVEVDSDLSKVFTHRWSTV, from the coding sequence ATGAGGATAATGCCGTTTAAACTATCGGAAGGGGACATAATACCTGATGCGTTAATTGAGAAAATAAAAGAGGAAGGTCTTAGGAACGGGTTCGTCACTGGCATTGGGGGCCTTGCCTCGGCTGAAATAGGCTTCTACAATCCCCTGAGCAAAGAATACGAAATCATCAGACTGGAGGGGAGCGACCGGGAAATCCTCGAGGTGGGATCTATTCAAGGAAACTACATGATCAAACCAAACGGTGAAGTAAGCCTACACCTCCACCTTGTATTGGGGGCTAAGAAGAGCGCTTACACCGGGCACTTAATAAGAGGAATAGTCAAGCCGCTTCTCGAAGTGTTTCTAGTTGAGGTTGATTCCGACCTGTCCAAAGTATTCACTCATAGATGGTCCACCGTATGA
- a CDS encoding AAA family ATPase, producing MPNPGLQVLLEKIARFRSELEKPFVGRSEEAMVLTLGLITGEHVILIGEPGTAKSALARRAAELINARFFKYLLTRFTEPDELFGPLDINELRNGRYVRITKGKLPEAEIAFIDEVFNANSAILNMLLSIMNERIVYDGYSEIKVPLWTMISATNRVPDEAELQALYDRFLLRHFVKPVEENKWGALLDAVWTIESGLYAHGEPVLTIEDLVKINGLVYQVDISSVKEKLIKLYGIFEDQGIHVTDRRKGKALKIIAANALLRQSMKATQDDLFALRYVVPRDVEEVEKTYVILLDEIEAREKHLKELSEIEANVREAKIYISNTPELDPRLLDYLRSFETVKEKVRRMAAESSDDEVKRRAIDVLSEVSEVIDLIKKKLVM from the coding sequence TTGCCAAACCCTGGGCTCCAGGTTTTGCTGGAGAAGATCGCGAGATTTAGGAGTGAACTTGAAAAACCCTTCGTGGGGAGAAGCGAGGAGGCAATGGTTTTAACGCTGGGATTGATCACAGGAGAGCACGTCATACTCATCGGCGAGCCGGGCACGGCTAAATCAGCTCTAGCACGGCGCGCGGCAGAGCTAATTAACGCGAGGTTTTTCAAATACTTGCTGACTCGTTTCACTGAGCCGGACGAGCTTTTCGGTCCTCTGGATATAAACGAGCTTCGAAACGGAAGATATGTTAGAATAACTAAAGGCAAGCTTCCAGAAGCCGAGATCGCTTTTATAGATGAAGTTTTCAACGCGAACTCCGCCATTCTCAACATGTTGCTCTCGATAATGAATGAAAGAATAGTTTACGACGGGTATTCGGAGATAAAAGTACCCTTGTGGACGATGATCTCTGCAACGAACAGGGTACCAGATGAAGCGGAACTGCAGGCATTATACGACCGCTTCCTGCTTAGGCATTTCGTTAAACCTGTTGAAGAGAATAAGTGGGGAGCGCTGCTTGATGCGGTCTGGACAATAGAGTCCGGCCTATATGCTCATGGCGAACCGGTTTTAACGATCGAGGACTTAGTGAAGATAAACGGGCTGGTCTATCAAGTCGACATATCCTCTGTGAAGGAGAAGCTTATAAAGCTTTACGGGATTTTCGAGGACCAGGGAATACACGTAACTGATCGGCGAAAGGGCAAGGCGTTGAAAATCATAGCTGCGAACGCCTTGCTCAGGCAATCTATGAAAGCAACCCAGGATGATTTATTCGCGTTGCGATACGTTGTCCCCCGGGACGTGGAAGAAGTTGAGAAAACTTACGTGATTCTTCTCGACGAGATAGAGGCTAGGGAAAAACATTTGAAGGAGCTCTCGGAGATAGAGGCAAATGTAAGGGAGGCGAAAATATATATTTCAAACACGCCGGAGTTGGATCCCAGACTACTCGATTATCTGAGGAGCTTTGAAACCGTTAAGGAGAAGGTAAGGAGGATGGCGGCAGAATCAAGCGATGATGAAGTCAAGAGGAGGGCCATAGACGTTCTCTCGGAGGTAAGCGAGGTAATCGATCTCATCAAAAAGAAATTGGTCATGTAG
- a CDS encoding OB-fold nucleic acid binding domain-containing protein, producing MNVSSESGQGESPSTNIKDLKPGMENVTIKGRVLSSQPPHVIQTKKGPRTISNAVVGDSTGRVEVTAWGEKAGQLTEGEAVEIKGGWTTEFRGKVQLNIGKTTEIKKIEDSEVPQAEEVPEEMPTAPEGSRPREFRRGGSFRGPRRGGFRRREE from the coding sequence ATGAATGTAAGTTCCGAATCTGGTCAGGGTGAAAGCCCTTCTACAAATATAAAAGACCTCAAGCCTGGAATGGAGAACGTAACCATAAAGGGCAGAGTACTGTCTTCACAACCACCCCACGTTATTCAAACGAAGAAAGGCCCTAGGACAATAAGTAATGCCGTGGTCGGTGATTCCACCGGAAGAGTTGAAGTAACAGCGTGGGGCGAGAAGGCTGGGCAGCTTACTGAGGGCGAAGCCGTTGAAATCAAGGGAGGTTGGACAACCGAGTTCAGGGGTAAAGTTCAACTGAACATTGGAAAAACCACAGAAATCAAGAAAATAGAAGACTCGGAGGTACCCCAGGCTGAGGAAGTCCCCGAGGAGATGCCGACAGCCCCAGAGGGCTCTAGACCCAGAGAGTTCAGGAGAGGGGGATCATTCAGAGGTCCCCGCAGAGGCGGCTTCAGGAGAAGAGAGGAGTGA
- a CDS encoding alpha-glucosidase, with translation MDSKTLLQEILSNLKRIEDNRKVKELKLSKDFDEAVKSIEYSMQRLVTDNVEFARSLKQKSSELILKIESIKEAAIPKSLSDELKLFLKYCKMSVYEFTDKIKDVRKAYRAYLWGMITFLVLGGTYRMEFAVSAIVLAFPIILAMGGLRRRRSMGLMLAYATIPLPLVIFVMILTYALYAVTRVEEVGFIASAYGVSLETAFLILTIVLIASASGLILLSYSLKKLVENRHAFF, from the coding sequence ATGGATTCTAAAACGCTTTTACAGGAGATTTTAAGCAATCTAAAAAGGATTGAAGATAATAGAAAAGTGAAAGAGTTAAAACTGAGCAAAGACTTCGATGAAGCCGTAAAATCGATCGAGTACTCGATGCAGAGATTGGTGACTGATAACGTGGAGTTTGCGAGAAGTTTGAAGCAAAAAAGCTCAGAGCTTATTCTCAAGATAGAATCTATCAAGGAGGCGGCAATCCCTAAAAGTCTGTCGGACGAGTTGAAATTATTCCTTAAATATTGTAAAATGAGCGTTTACGAGTTCACTGATAAAATCAAGGACGTGCGCAAGGCTTACAGGGCTTATCTATGGGGCATGATCACTTTCCTCGTACTCGGAGGTACGTACAGGATGGAGTTCGCTGTTTCAGCAATCGTCCTAGCATTTCCAATAATCCTCGCAATGGGAGGGTTGAGAAGAAGGAGGTCCATGGGGTTAATGCTAGCTTATGCTACTATTCCACTGCCCCTCGTAATATTTGTGATGATTCTCACGTATGCCTTATATGCTGTAACCCGTGTTGAGGAGGTCGGGTTCATAGCTTCGGCCTACGGAGTATCGCTGGAGACCGCATTTCTCATTCTCACTATTGTGTTGATTGCTAGTGCCTCAGGGCTGATTCTTCTCTCCTACTCTCTCAAAAAGCTCGTTGAAAATAGACATGCATTCTTTTAA
- a CDS encoding biotin/lipoyl-containing protein: protein MKTYTVTTKLGLKFDFTVEGKEGNSLLLKDPETGEVFRLRVVRNHGDRFIVDLNGVEYSVVINNGLFIEGEPVCIQSVRESSKIVKPSKDVKTASRVVGENLVQAPITGKIVELKVGLNDPVDENTIVALMESMKMIVEVKSHLKGVVENIYVKQGQAVKKGDPIIKVRKS from the coding sequence ATGAAAACTTACACTGTTACTACAAAGCTGGGGTTGAAATTCGACTTCACAGTTGAGGGCAAGGAGGGAAACTCGCTCTTGTTGAAAGATCCGGAGACTGGCGAGGTTTTCCGGCTGAGAGTGGTTAGGAACCACGGAGATAGATTTATTGTAGACTTGAATGGAGTAGAGTACAGTGTTGTGATCAATAATGGTTTGTTCATAGAAGGCGAGCCCGTGTGCATTCAATCTGTGAGAGAATCATCGAAGATTGTGAAACCCTCTAAAGATGTGAAAACCGCTTCCCGAGTCGTTGGAGAGAACCTCGTTCAAGCGCCAATCACTGGGAAGATTGTAGAGTTGAAGGTCGGGTTGAACGACCCAGTTGACGAAAACACTATCGTGGCGTTAATGGAGTCCATGAAGATGATTGTCGAGGTAAAGTCTCATCTGAAAGGAGTTGTCGAAAACATTTACGTGAAACAGGGTCAAGCCGTGAAAAAAGGCGATCCGATAATTAAGGTTAGAAAGTCATAG
- a CDS encoding GIY-YIG nuclease family protein has product MSSIESILDDKGCYILALRVTKNHHVSTRRRQFIIDEGVYFYVGSARGSGGVKARVFRHFFPKAKRFWHIDYLLQEDVAKIAGFYVLNDNPPVDCEAELSRIMLSHFKPVPGFGCSDKRKDYSHLFKCLGSLKECLSRLYSVLTANHMEPLWIQNI; this is encoded by the coding sequence ATGAGTTCTATTGAGAGCATCCTTGATGATAAAGGATGTTACATTTTAGCTTTGAGAGTGACGAAAAACCATCATGTAAGCACGCGACGCCGCCAATTCATCATTGATGAGGGCGTTTATTTCTACGTTGGATCAGCGAGAGGGTCTGGAGGCGTGAAAGCTAGAGTGTTCAGGCACTTTTTCCCAAAAGCCAAAAGGTTCTGGCACATTGATTACCTACTACAGGAAGATGTTGCCAAAATAGCAGGTTTCTACGTGCTGAACGACAACCCTCCGGTGGATTGTGAAGCAGAGTTGTCGAGAATCATGCTTTCACACTTTAAGCCGGTTCCCGGCTTCGGCTGTTCCGACAAGAGGAAAGACTATTCCCACTTGTTCAAGTGTTTAGGTAGCTTGAAAGAGTGTTTAAGCCGGCTCTACTCGGTTCTGACTGCAAACCATATGGAGCCTCTATGGATTCAAAACATTTAA
- a CDS encoding beta-ketoacyl synthase N-terminal-like domain-containing protein: MDKVFIVGVGLTKIGRFYSRSASNLFKEALDRAITDAGGLTPKALVVGNMTSSVLMQQDSLGALLADHAGFRGIPAFKVEAACGSGGAALYAGFSIVKSGLADVVAVGGVEKLTEANTPLTTRALAQAADSDFEVFYGATFTGLNAMLARLYMEKFGYSDEDLSYWPLRMHEYASYNPYAQLPRKTTLQEILDSPLIADPIRLFHAAPIGDGAAVVLLVRGEEKAKEIAKQVGRDTLVEIAGVGMATDSVDLASRNDLLVLESTVRASRSALEMANVEIKDVDYVELHDAFHITGYTILEDLGLAPKGESPRLWKEGRFGKGDKPEVNFSGGLKARGHPVGATGVYQVAEAAMQLRGDFPGYKASSPEIALTHNIGGVSTIAVVSILRRVK; encoded by the coding sequence ATGGATAAGGTCTTCATAGTAGGCGTAGGCTTAACTAAGATAGGGAGGTTCTATAGTCGGTCAGCCTCAAACTTGTTTAAGGAGGCGCTCGACCGGGCAATAACGGACGCTGGCGGCCTTACCCCCAAAGCCCTCGTAGTGGGCAATATGACCTCTAGTGTTTTAATGCAACAAGACAGTTTGGGTGCTCTCCTTGCAGATCACGCAGGGTTCAGGGGGATCCCGGCTTTCAAGGTAGAAGCCGCTTGCGGAAGCGGGGGCGCTGCACTATACGCTGGATTCTCAATTGTTAAAAGCGGTTTAGCCGACGTTGTAGCGGTTGGAGGCGTTGAAAAGCTAACTGAGGCCAACACTCCGCTCACCACGCGTGCGCTGGCCCAAGCCGCAGACTCGGATTTTGAGGTTTTCTACGGTGCGACATTCACTGGTTTGAACGCAATGCTCGCCAGACTATACATGGAGAAGTTCGGATATTCTGATGAAGATCTCTCGTACTGGCCGTTACGGATGCACGAATACGCTTCTTACAATCCTTACGCACAATTACCGAGGAAAACTACTTTACAGGAAATCCTCGACAGCCCATTGATCGCTGACCCGATTAGACTTTTCCATGCCGCCCCCATCGGTGATGGTGCGGCAGTGGTCTTGCTGGTGAGAGGAGAAGAAAAAGCTAAGGAGATCGCAAAACAGGTTGGTCGAGACACCTTAGTCGAGATAGCAGGGGTGGGCATGGCTACAGATAGCGTTGATTTAGCTTCGAGAAACGACCTCCTCGTATTGGAATCCACGGTGAGGGCGTCCAGAAGCGCATTGGAAATGGCGAATGTGGAAATCAAGGATGTTGATTACGTCGAACTCCACGACGCCTTTCACATCACGGGGTACACTATTCTCGAGGATTTAGGTCTCGCCCCTAAGGGAGAATCCCCGAGGCTGTGGAAAGAGGGGAGGTTTGGAAAAGGAGATAAACCAGAGGTTAATTTCAGTGGAGGATTAAAGGCTAGGGGACACCCTGTAGGAGCAACCGGCGTGTATCAAGTAGCCGAAGCCGCCATGCAACTCAGAGGAGATTTCCCAGGCTACAAGGCAAGTAGTCCGGAGATTGCTTTAACTCATAACATCGGCGGCGTAAGCACAATTGCTGTCGTGTCAATCCTACGAAGGGTGAAATAG
- a CDS encoding PqqD family protein, whose translation MEGHEHEHEKTIARFNEIKEWKPSRQGDFLGEEDEKFYVALSQEEVYELSPLAYYVWLLCDGERTVSQIAEHISTEVQVDVSEVIEPLVVALEQLSSVNLVKY comes from the coding sequence ATGGAAGGTCACGAACACGAACATGAGAAAACCATAGCTAGATTCAACGAGATTAAAGAATGGAAGCCTTCAAGACAGGGAGACTTCCTCGGAGAAGAGGACGAGAAGTTCTACGTAGCACTATCCCAAGAAGAAGTTTACGAGTTATCGCCGCTGGCATATTATGTATGGTTGCTGTGCGATGGAGAAAGAACCGTATCTCAGATAGCTGAACACATTAGTACGGAAGTTCAAGTCGATGTCTCCGAGGTAATAGAACCTCTGGTTGTAGCTCTGGAGCAATTGTCGAGCGTAAACCTCGTGAAGTACTAG
- a CDS encoding sodium-dependent transporter → MTKEREAWATKIGLILSMAGNAIGLGNFWRFPRVLAANGGGAFMIPYFIALLLLGIPLMWVEWATGRHGGKYGHGTLGPMFYVMARESVKPRTALIFALIGGMLAFSVTTLLNSYYIHVIGWTAAYTIYSATGAYYGVDTVQFFFNHIANPQMVLATWLIPMILLFIAAYRGVSKGIEAFNKVMMPLLYVFAVLLAVRSITIGSPVRPEWSSLAGLNYIWKPNFEVLSKNFWVISLAAAGQIFFTLSLGMGIIQNYASYVRKGDDIALSALTTASLNEFAEVILGGSIAIPIAYAYLGPEVVKSGSLGLAFMALPNVFTSMGDVGRFFGTIWFLLLFFAGWTSAIAMYNYLTALLEEDLNINRRIGSLIVFILYFLLGLPVALDSSLTYFGELDNWVGSYLLVVLGLFDVIVAVWLFKPSNLWKELHEGALIRVPTFFKYILMTLTPLYILILLIGTTIDYYNQGVFAQADPLIVGARIAILIILVIGAVETYMAVKKKYREELAKNQVLVRVE, encoded by the coding sequence ATGACTAAGGAGAGAGAAGCATGGGCTACAAAAATAGGATTAATTCTCTCAATGGCTGGAAATGCCATCGGTCTCGGAAACTTCTGGAGATTCCCAAGAGTGCTGGCAGCCAACGGCGGCGGTGCCTTCATGATACCATACTTCATAGCGTTACTTCTGCTGGGAATCCCGCTAATGTGGGTTGAATGGGCCACTGGAAGACATGGTGGAAAATATGGGCACGGCACCCTGGGTCCAATGTTTTATGTCATGGCCAGGGAAAGCGTTAAGCCTAGAACCGCACTGATATTCGCCCTGATAGGAGGGATGCTGGCTTTCTCAGTCACTACTCTCCTCAACTCATACTACATCCACGTCATAGGGTGGACGGCCGCCTACACTATTTACAGCGCAACCGGAGCATATTACGGCGTCGATACCGTTCAGTTCTTCTTTAACCACATAGCTAATCCTCAAATGGTGTTGGCGACATGGCTCATCCCAATGATCCTCCTCTTCATTGCGGCCTACCGCGGAGTATCAAAGGGAATTGAAGCATTTAATAAAGTCATGATGCCCCTACTTTACGTTTTCGCCGTCCTATTAGCCGTTAGATCAATAACCATTGGAAGCCCTGTGCGCCCCGAGTGGAGCTCTTTAGCAGGCCTCAACTATATATGGAAGCCTAATTTCGAAGTCTTATCCAAGAACTTCTGGGTTATATCGCTGGCTGCCGCTGGACAAATATTCTTCACACTTAGCCTTGGAATGGGCATTATTCAAAACTACGCCTCATATGTGAGGAAGGGCGATGATATAGCGCTTTCAGCGCTGACAACAGCCTCTCTAAACGAGTTCGCTGAAGTCATTTTAGGAGGAAGCATAGCGATCCCAATAGCATACGCTTACCTTGGTCCAGAGGTTGTTAAGAGCGGGTCCCTAGGCCTCGCCTTCATGGCTTTACCCAACGTGTTCACGTCGATGGGAGATGTTGGAAGGTTCTTCGGAACAATATGGTTCCTCCTCCTGTTCTTCGCAGGATGGACTTCCGCTATCGCAATGTATAACTATCTAACAGCGCTTCTGGAGGAAGACTTAAACATTAACAGGAGAATCGGCTCATTAATAGTCTTCATCCTTTACTTCCTGCTAGGCCTCCCAGTGGCTCTGGATAGCTCACTAACATACTTTGGAGAGCTTGACAACTGGGTGGGATCTTACCTACTAGTTGTGCTGGGACTCTTCGACGTAATCGTTGCCGTCTGGTTGTTCAAACCAAGCAATCTGTGGAAAGAACTTCACGAGGGAGCCCTCATAAGGGTTCCCACATTCTTCAAATACATCCTAATGACTCTAACACCTCTGTACATACTGATACTATTAATTGGAACAACCATAGATTACTACAATCAGGGCGTTTTCGCGCAGGCTGACCCGTTAATCGTGGGGGCAAGAATAGCGATTCTCATAATTTTAGTCATTGGCGCAGTTGAAACTTACATGGCTGTTAAGAAGAAGTATCGTGAAGAGCTCGCCAAAAACCAAGTGTTAGTGAGAGTCGAATAG
- a CDS encoding VWA domain-containing protein → MEEEVRGVLKGIDYKNPLALYRGWKIRRIVDYLNGKGSKIPLNLAIDTFYVFYLPVPMISEDADPTSRNYQVVKSLIKSPSLYSVKSRTLIDPFMSGLAASVFLAEYKTLEETVQKTRSSAPSESAVDKREASEVRNIVEKAIVSTMVDIEHVRRVRSIMEGLEPGRVSQLSFEEYGPELLKLARNTDVRRILEVIEGLKPWELGLKRKSERHKHGEIGGYELGRDIERLTPSARVLPEELFFLRFLSSRLLLYEKRVEESLGPIYVLLDKCLDAEALVEAASGDRKAIKNIEVGEEVASVAFTRDGKPFLSRARVVKVFRDFKDLYALKTGEEVIKASSNHLVPVLERGSLVLKPVRDIRPGDFLYVYDARSPDGEGFKPKRVVEKVYAGTGEVYDLRLDRDHLFIANGFVVHNSGSMDGVKMTWAKAVALGLYVRAVREHREFYIRFFDSQPYPLIKVSRRPKAKEVVELMNYMARIKGNGGTDISRALITATTDIRTGSSGEASDIVLITDGVDRIAEQHVLYNLKKAGANLYSVMIMGENSSLKKVSTRYFSVERLGRTSALKIIEVK, encoded by the coding sequence ATGGAGGAAGAGGTTCGAGGAGTCCTTAAAGGCATCGATTACAAAAACCCTCTGGCCCTATATAGAGGGTGGAAGATTAGAAGAATCGTGGACTACCTGAATGGCAAGGGCTCCAAGATCCCGTTAAATCTAGCCATTGATACTTTTTACGTATTCTATCTACCAGTCCCAATGATCAGCGAGGATGCTGACCCCACAAGCAGGAACTATCAGGTGGTAAAGTCTTTGATTAAATCCCCATCTCTTTACTCCGTTAAAAGTAGAACTCTAATAGATCCGTTTATGAGTGGGTTGGCCGCTAGCGTTTTCCTCGCAGAGTATAAGACTCTCGAAGAGACTGTTCAAAAAACTAGATCCTCTGCTCCCTCGGAATCTGCTGTTGATAAAAGAGAGGCGTCGGAAGTTAGGAATATAGTTGAGAAGGCGATAGTAAGCACTATGGTGGACATCGAGCATGTTAGAAGAGTTAGGTCAATCATGGAGGGTTTAGAACCCGGGCGGGTTAGCCAATTATCTTTCGAAGAATATGGTCCCGAACTTCTCAAGCTTGCTCGAAACACGGATGTTAGAAGAATTCTTGAGGTAATCGAGGGTTTGAAGCCATGGGAACTCGGGTTAAAGAGGAAGAGCGAGCGCCACAAGCATGGGGAGATCGGAGGATACGAGCTGGGTAGGGATATTGAGAGGCTTACTCCGTCCGCAAGGGTCCTTCCCGAAGAATTATTCTTTTTAAGGTTTCTAAGCTCGAGGCTTCTTCTCTACGAGAAGAGGGTAGAGGAAAGTCTGGGACCAATATACGTTCTACTGGATAAGTGTCTAGATGCTGAGGCTCTCGTAGAGGCGGCGTCCGGGGATAGAAAGGCGATTAAGAACATCGAGGTGGGTGAAGAAGTAGCGTCAGTGGCGTTTACAAGAGATGGTAAGCCCTTCTTGTCTCGGGCTAGAGTTGTGAAGGTGTTTAGGGATTTCAAAGACCTGTATGCTTTGAAGACCGGAGAGGAGGTTATCAAAGCAAGCTCTAATCACTTGGTACCTGTGCTTGAGCGGGGCTCACTCGTTTTGAAACCAGTGCGGGATATTCGCCCCGGCGATTTTCTATACGTCTATGATGCTAGAAGCCCGGATGGAGAAGGCTTTAAACCCAAGAGGGTTGTGGAGAAAGTCTACGCGGGGACTGGAGAAGTATATGACCTGAGGCTTGACAGAGACCATTTGTTCATCGCGAATGGTTTCGTAGTCCACAACAGTGGTAGCATGGATGGAGTTAAAATGACGTGGGCTAAGGCCGTTGCCCTTGGACTTTACGTGAGGGCTGTGAGGGAACATAGAGAGTTTTATATAAGGTTTTTCGATAGTCAACCATACCCTCTGATCAAGGTCAGCAGAAGGCCTAAGGCGAAGGAAGTTGTTGAATTGATGAACTACATGGCGAGAATCAAAGGCAACGGAGGCACAGATATCTCCAGGGCGTTAATAACTGCTACCACCGACATTAGAACGGGGTCATCCGGAGAGGCATCGGATATCGTTCTAATAACTGATGGAGTTGACAGGATTGCTGAGCAACACGTCCTTTACAATTTGAAAAAAGCCGGCGCAAATCTGTACTCGGTAATGATAATGGGCGAGAACT